The Helicobacter sp. MIT 05-5293 genomic sequence TGCTAGCATCAAAGAGAGCGATATTTTTGAGCTTTTTATGAATGATATTTTCCCTCGATTAGCATTAAATGCTCATAAAAAGATTTAGTGATACTTATCAAACAAGGATTTTTAGGAAGATGAAGATTTTAGAATGGATTGTTAATTTTCTCGGATTCTGTTTGGCTAAGATGCCTCATAGAGTATTTTTGTGGCATGTTAAAGGACTGGGTTGGTTAATGCAAAAGCTTGATAATCGGCGTTGGAAAGATGCACAGACAAATTTAGACTTTATATATGGTGATACGATGAGTCAAGAAGAGAAACAAGCAATCATTAAGCGATGCTATTGTAATTTTGCCTTTGTGCTTTTAGAATCCGTGCGTGTAAGCTATATCCCTTTTGATGTATTGAACGCACGATTTGATTTTATTGATGAACATTTTATTTTAGATGCTTTACAAAAAGATGGCAGCGCGGTGCTTGTATCTGCTCATTATGGGTATTGGGAGGCAATGGCGACTGTTTTGCCTCCTCGTTATCATTGGTGCAATATGGCTTCATTGGGTCGATTGACACCTTTTGATTCTATTAATAAGATGATTATTTCGCGTAGAGAGTTACAAAATGTTAAATTCATTGATAAAAAAGGAGCATTTAAGCATTTG encodes the following:
- a CDS encoding lipid A biosynthesis lauroyl acyltransferase; the encoded protein is MKILEWIVNFLGFCLAKMPHRVFLWHVKGLGWLMQKLDNRRWKDAQTNLDFIYGDTMSQEEKQAIIKRCYCNFAFVLLESVRVSYIPFDVLNARFDFIDEHFILDALQKDGSAVLVSAHYGYWEAMATVLPPRYHWCNMASLGRLTPFDSINKMIISRRELQNVKFIDKKGAFKHLLKLYANKNALVGILVDQNISENEGVWVEFFGKKATHTTIASVISRRFEVGIVPVLIGMNDDYTHFEVRFYPPIYCQKGQDSHQDILEATQAQARVIEEAIRENPKHWFWFHKRWKSAYNSLYS